Genomic DNA from Carassius auratus strain Wakin unplaced genomic scaffold, ASM336829v1 scaf_tig00054025, whole genome shotgun sequence:
atttttttactgttaatGGGCATAGTTTGGAGTCGTTAATACAAAGTAAAACAAggaaaacaattatttgaaaaaaaaaaaaaataaataaataaatgcataaataaaactgAACGATAATCCAAATGTTACACAAAACATAAATCCAGCCTCTGTTTTATATCAAATAACATATTCTTCATCTGTGGCTCtttactgccacctgctgtaaAAACAGAAGATATTATTGCTTTACATTTTTAGAATCGTTTTATTTTCCGCATAAATATATGATATTCTTCTGTTGTTTGATCATCTTCTGAGCTCGAGGAAAGAGCTCGTGAGTGTGATCGAGTATTTGTGATCAGGCGGAAACCGGCGGCAGCTCGGCCGCCTCAGCTGTGACGTCACCGGGGTCTTTCCGCGTGCGGCTCCGTGAGGGTCACGCAGTCAGTCTGATctctgctgttattattattattattattattattattattagtgtctCGTCATGATGGgcgtcagcagcagcagcagcaggatcGCAGCTGGTTTGGGAGCGGCGCTGTTCGTCGGTTACTGCATTTATTTCGACAGAAAGAGACGGAGTGACCCCAACTACAAGAACAAACTACGAGAACGTGAGAGCACCTATCTGTCAATCTACATATCCGTCTGGTTATTATTCTATCTATCCATatatctgtctgtatatctatatctattcatctatccatccattcaactATCTTTCTgtcatccatccgtctatccatcagtctatccatccctccctctatccatctatcatcaATCTCAAACACAGATATAGTGGGCTGGTTGATCTTCTGTAGTAAGCTGCAGATGAGAGATGAGTTTGTCAGACAGAAGTGTTAATGAACTGATGAACCTGATTGTTTCAGGAAGAAAGAAGCAGAAGGCGGTTCAGGAGAAAGCTGGATTATCAAAGGTAATGTCATACACACATTTCTGTCAGTGTTTCTAGATGTAGTGAAGCGTGATCCCTAATGTGTTTCACCATCTAACTCACTCTATCTCTGTGTGTTTAGTTTCCAGACCTGAAAGATGCAGAAGCCGTTCAGAAGTTCTTCCTGGAGGAGATTCAGCTCGGAGAAGAGCTGCTGGCGCAGGGTGAGACCCCCTCGCTCTCACACCAGGGTCACACAACTAACCCTCAACCCAAAAGatcttaaaataaaaagcctGGTCTGTTCCAGcactaaatgtcaaaataattgaACAGCCAATCAAATTAAAGTAGGCGGGGCTTACCGTTAACAAGCAGCTTGTGAGTTCCAGAATAAAGTctactggacttttttttttttaaatttatatatcattttattttttttcatcacaatgtttttttattgtgtccGTTAACTAACCAGTGGTGGATAAATCATCTGAAagccataaagaaaaaaaaaaaacaatgcattttaatagataatagtattttttaaaaacattttgaatcacttttttgtttaattatcgGTTTAGtctgtatattttttattcattttacttgttttaattttattactttaagtTAAATCGCTAAAAACATCTCTTcactctaactctagcactctctattctaattctattcttttttttttttattttttttttttatacagtatattgaattCCAGCTGATTTCTTGCAGTCTGTGttctttgtaactttataaaatgaatatactttggagaaatgcatgcatttaaattaagaaatatgGTGGAGCGAAAGTGAAAAAATGTACAGAAATATTGCAGTTCAAGTAAAGTACAGCTTCTCCCAGAAGACACGGGTTTGTAGGCTTGCAGACTGACCGAGTGAGCtctggtggtgtgtgtgtctgtcaggtGACTATGAGAAGGGCGTGGATCATCTGA
This window encodes:
- the LOC113090285 gene encoding mitochondrial import receptor subunit TOM20 homolog B-like, which produces MMGVSSSSSRIAAGLGAALFVGYCIYFDRKRRSDPNYKNKLRERRKKQKAVQEKAGLSKFPDLKDAEAVQKFFLEEIQLGEELLAQGDYEKGVDHLTNAIAVCGQPQQLLQVLQQTLPPPVFQMLLTKLPSISQRIVSSQSVSDDDIE